A stretch of DNA from Telopea speciosissima isolate NSW1024214 ecotype Mountain lineage chromosome 5, Tspe_v1, whole genome shotgun sequence:
TATGTTAGTTGTCTGACTTCATCAATTCTGGGACCCAAACGAAGCTTCCATGCAGTTTCTTCTTCCAACCGAAAGTTCCATGTAACATAACACAGCTAACTTCTTGACTCATCCTGTTGTCTTCATCCTCTTTTTCACATCTATTTAaatctctctcattttctttcgTCTCCCACAGAAACAAACACTACCCAATTCGGCCTTCCCTGCTCCAATGGCAACTACTGTTTCCAAGCCATCATTAGGTAAATGGTTCTCCAACAACAAGAGTTTCAGAATAAGCTTCGAACGCCTTTATCCTTCCAAATCTGACCTGTCAAGTCGTAATTTCTCTTTACCTAAGTCTGAGCTTattgctactactactactccaAGAAGTACACCCAGAGACCGATCAAGGAAGGATGAACTCCGAGAAGTATTTGGTTACTTCGACACGGATGGCGACGGAAAAATCTCAGCTCATGAACTCAGATCTTACTTTGCATCCATAGGGGAGTACATATCGCTCAAGGAGGCTCAAGGTGTGATCAATGATCTTGATGCAGACGGCGACAATTTGATCAATTTAGAGGATTTTATGAAGTTGATGGAACGTGAAGGTGGACATGATGAGGATCTTAGACGAGCTTTTGAGATGTTTGAAGTGGAGAAGGGGTCAGGGTGTATTACTCCAAAGGGATTGCAGAAGATGTTCAGACGCCTTGGAGATGAAATATCACATGAAGAGTGCAAGGCCATGATAAAGATATTCGACgtcgatggtgatggtgttctTGGTTTCCATGAATTCCAGCAGATGATGGCTTAATCCTATAATTTGTATctgttttatgtgttttttgtttttccctgtctctctgtgtgtgtgtgaaggTTACATACACAACAATAGTAACCTtgtatttggatcctctactagtATTCCCCATATATGAATTAGTATTATTCCCAAGTGCTAGAGAAGACATTAAtcatctctgtttttttttttggatggaaaAACAAAAGTTATATTACTAAAGCAAAGGTAGATATACAGTATTCTTGGATTGAACATACTTAGCAAGGTTCATGGCTATAGCTATACAAAAAGGGTCTCCTTGCTTGTCAAACACTATTTCTTGGGCTATATCAGAGATATACACTAAATCATCTATTTTTCAGGAAAAGCTATCttgagggtatttttgtaaagTGTTGGGGCTTCCTCTCATCAAAGGGATGTTAGTTTGTGATTCAATTGACAAACTGATCAATTGTGATGGTCGTAGGAATGTTCTTCGAGGTGGTCATGTGGGTTCCCATATGATAACTCCAGTTATTGGCAGAATTCGAAGTCAATGGAATACAGATCATGGTGTTAAGGCGGTGGACGCGGTAGTTGAAAAACAACAGGTTGAAAAGGAGTTAGGAGTGGAGTCGCAAAAAATTCCATCTCCCTTTTCGGTAGAGGAGGAGACGCTTTTGGCCCGTGTGGCTTTCAATCGACTTTGTTTATATGCTGAGATCCCCCGACAATCGAATAGGATAAGGACCCCCTCGGTGCGTTTCACAGACCCCCTATAGCCTTATTTTATTATCTCTCTTGGGTGAGCGAGTGGTTTGTTACCCTCACCAATATGTTTTAGGACTGAGTCCCATTTTTAAGCTTCTTTCTttgcctcacaaaaaaaaaaaaaaaaaattgacaaacTGACATTTCTACCATTGATCATATTTGATGCGAGAGAAACATACATGATGAGATGGGCTAATTCGTCGCACTCCAAACAACAAATATGATCCTCATATAACTGGTTGTTTGCTTCGGCCTGTGATGACCCCCTTCAAATTATTTCACCCATCCCGAGTGTCCTCTTTGTTAGGGTAGTTGGTAGGTGATCTTTGgtttgtggatttttttttttatttttttattttttgtctttttgatGCTCTTTTGAGTGTTATTCTTGGTTTTTGTTTCTAAGTATTGGGCCCAGTATTTTGTTTGATCCTTTTGTTGCTGATCTTTCAGTTgtattgtaattgttttttcaGCTTTGTGTTCAAtaaattttttggtaaaggcTGGGTATGCTGGTGCTGTGCCCAGcctgagtctgtctctctcctatTCCCTATGGAAATAACCCTTGCCCTTCCCAGCCCACCCTCTTCATTGGGCATTGGGCATGGCTGGTAGCTCCAGGAAAGCCAGCGGTGTGgccaaccctctccctaaatTTTGTTAACAATCCAAAAAAAGAGGTAACCTTTCTCCTACCTAATTAACCAAATGCAACTTCCAAGCGCGGTTAGGAACCAGAACTGT
This window harbors:
- the LOC122661139 gene encoding probable calcium-binding protein CML41 is translated as MATTVSKPSLGKWFSNNKSFRISFERLYPSKSDLSSRNFSLPKSELIATTTTPRSTPRDRSRKDELREVFGYFDTDGDGKISAHELRSYFASIGEYISLKEAQGVINDLDADGDNLINLEDFMKLMEREGGHDEDLRRAFEMFEVEKGSGCITPKGLQKMFRRLGDEISHEECKAMIKIFDVDGDGVLGFHEFQQMMA